In one window of Pseudobdellovibrionaceae bacterium DNA:
- a CDS encoding YraN family protein has protein sequence MAKYFADQGYELVERRFRTPYAEIDLILKHPQSGWLLVEVKSVVNFDWLGPVVTARQAKRLMEAYEWYCERETENVSIQLAVVSQDDEVFVFEDGLMDLLTP, from the coding sequence GTGGCGAAATACTTCGCAGATCAAGGTTACGAACTCGTTGAGCGTCGTTTTCGAACTCCCTATGCTGAAATCGACTTGATTCTGAAGCATCCTCAAAGCGGCTGGTTGTTGGTGGAAGTAAAGTCAGTGGTCAATTTTGATTGGCTGGGGCCGGTGGTGACGGCTCGGCAGGCGAAAAGATTGATGGAAGCCTATGAATGGTATTGCGAGAGAGAGACAGAAAACGTGAGTATCCAACTTGCTGTCGTGAGTCAAGATGATGAGGTGTTTGTGTTCGAAGATGGGCTGATGGATTTGTTGACTCCCTAG
- the lptD gene encoding LPS assembly protein LptD encodes MKMTSLISNLRTVSIILTWGLVTGMLPVPAKATTATVSGLSLRANTMLRDSKKKQVVLKGNVQLGFKDLEVRCDHATIDLKNKTITAIGHVIFQTETLFSESDEVIYNYDTGKGTFKNGYIQSGSVLFEGDVVEKTGENSFVAHDAKYTACTTCPPAWSFSGRTIEAELGGYAWIKIPVLSIATLPVLILPEIAVPLKSTRQSGLLAPEFSYSDSGGTAIAQSYFWAIDRHLDLTLTAKHYAKRGWKGLFEQRYMLSKESHGSISGAYNYDNAFKLADGSLGPANRGFIRYQHRHSLPHNMIHRAEINFATDLRYPGDFPEEMSGFGDSALENRISLTQNLENQHRSIEAAYYVNLLQTDPKAPNRDAVHRFPEIRMDITEQKLGSTDFYFNMDLNFTYFARLNSSFDDVINGADGLEVTGIVDTTFDPTIDLVRSGQRFYVNPTLSYPFHIGPLLDIRPSLTYHEGHYFFAPSSDIATSDYSQHAIRRYLQTDVSAKTQLSSIFETEAEENQKYPSAFKHEIEPEIIFSTIPWTKRPDHSFFGDFDDQPYRRRAEPVSDGDFNGTNRIQFDYQDRLFAKRLINLILTQRIIRKLWYGDIPTYKNTVLFRLSQSYDLNVLDEPEPKPWSRLDSLLNVNSENVEIYAKASYHPYAGAVNSSSRLRWLFTPQNFMDFTYSQNFVIDENDIFDYGSRAEYWGLGGGLASKYVDLTGHLNFSAISNIIESWETQANLKPPGRCWGIVMSLRKVIDRDFYVNFEFNFDFGGNKLSGNET; translated from the coding sequence ATGAAGATGACATCATTGATCTCTAACCTTCGGACTGTCTCTATTATTTTAACATGGGGGCTAGTAACTGGAATGCTTCCTGTTCCGGCAAAAGCCACAACAGCCACCGTGTCAGGGCTCTCTCTTCGAGCCAATACCATGTTGAGAGACAGCAAAAAAAAGCAGGTGGTCCTTAAAGGAAATGTCCAACTTGGTTTTAAAGACCTCGAAGTGCGGTGCGATCACGCCACCATTGACCTTAAAAACAAAACCATCACAGCCATAGGCCATGTCATTTTTCAAACAGAAACCTTGTTCTCTGAAAGCGACGAGGTCATCTACAATTACGACACCGGCAAAGGCACGTTTAAGAATGGATATATTCAATCAGGTTCTGTGCTTTTTGAAGGGGATGTGGTTGAAAAAACTGGAGAGAACTCTTTTGTCGCCCATGATGCCAAGTACACCGCCTGCACCACCTGTCCGCCAGCATGGAGTTTTTCAGGACGAACCATCGAGGCTGAACTCGGCGGATATGCATGGATAAAAATTCCTGTGTTAAGCATAGCCACGCTCCCCGTTTTAATATTGCCAGAAATTGCTGTGCCCTTAAAAAGCACACGCCAATCTGGACTCCTGGCGCCCGAATTTAGCTACAGTGACTCAGGCGGAACGGCTATTGCCCAAAGTTACTTCTGGGCTATTGATCGACACCTTGACCTCACCTTGACAGCTAAACACTACGCTAAAAGGGGCTGGAAGGGCTTGTTTGAACAAAGATATATGTTATCTAAAGAAAGCCACGGGTCCATCTCTGGCGCCTATAACTACGACAATGCGTTCAAACTGGCTGATGGTTCTTTGGGGCCGGCCAATCGTGGCTTTATTCGCTATCAGCACCGCCACAGCCTTCCTCACAATATGATCCATCGAGCGGAAATCAATTTTGCAACGGATCTTCGTTACCCCGGAGATTTCCCTGAAGAGATGAGCGGATTTGGAGACTCGGCTTTGGAAAACCGCATTTCCCTCACTCAAAACCTTGAAAATCAACATCGAAGTATCGAAGCGGCCTACTATGTAAACCTCTTGCAGACAGATCCCAAGGCCCCTAACCGAGATGCCGTGCATCGTTTTCCTGAAATTCGGATGGACATAACAGAACAAAAACTGGGATCAACAGACTTTTATTTTAATATGGATTTGAATTTCACATATTTTGCTCGCCTTAACTCGTCTTTTGATGACGTGATCAATGGAGCCGATGGCCTTGAAGTTACGGGAATCGTAGATACCACGTTTGATCCCACCATTGATCTTGTCCGATCCGGGCAACGCTTCTATGTTAACCCCACTCTGTCGTATCCCTTTCATATCGGCCCGCTTTTGGACATACGCCCCAGCCTCACCTACCACGAAGGACATTACTTTTTTGCTCCATCATCAGATATAGCTACATCTGATTATTCCCAGCATGCCATAAGGCGCTATTTACAAACGGATGTGTCGGCAAAAACCCAGCTGTCTTCTATCTTTGAGACTGAGGCCGAAGAGAATCAAAAATATCCCTCCGCGTTCAAACATGAAATCGAACCCGAGATCATTTTCTCGACGATTCCATGGACCAAACGGCCTGACCATTCGTTTTTTGGCGACTTTGACGATCAGCCCTACAGGCGCCGGGCTGAACCTGTGAGTGACGGCGATTTTAATGGGACAAATCGAATTCAGTTTGACTACCAAGACCGGCTATTTGCAAAACGTTTAATTAATCTGATTCTCACTCAAAGAATCATTCGCAAACTTTGGTATGGCGATATCCCCACCTATAAAAACACGGTTCTATTTCGATTGAGCCAATCTTATGATTTAAACGTTCTCGATGAACCCGAACCAAAACCATGGTCGCGCCTTGATTCGTTACTTAACGTCAACTCAGAGAATGTGGAGATCTATGCCAAGGCCTCTTATCATCCCTACGCCGGTGCCGTGAATTCATCTTCACGACTTCGTTGGTTATTTACGCCGCAAAACTTTATGGACTTCACTTACTCGCAAAACTTCGTGATCGACGAAAATGACATCTTTGATTATGGCAGCCGCGCTGAATACTGGGGCCTAGGCGGCGGACTGGCCAGCAAATACGTTGACCTCACCGGGCACCTCAACTTCTCAGCCATCTCAAACATCATCGAGTCTTGGGAAACTCAGGCCAACCTGAAACCCCCTGGCCGATGCTGGGGCATTGTGATGAGCCTTCGAAAAGTGATCGACCGCGACTTCTACGTGAATTTTGAATTTAATTTTGATTTCGGCGGCAATAAACTGAGCGGTAACGAAACTTAA
- a CDS encoding 3',5'-cyclic-nucleotide phosphodiesterase: MKVRVIGCHGGVAPDYQTSCYYVNDRFLVDCGSACSVLTPKEQNEITDIFITHPHLDHIKDICFILENTFGPQREQLNLRSTPEILDDVHKHMLNNVIWPDFSVIPCNPEKDRFILGFEPINQQVQLDDMTIRPFRVNHPGHAVGYVVEQNGEHVVFTGDSGPCAEIWKQANSCSNLKAIFTEITFPSRMEGLAKASGHFTLEQLMDDYALLQNKNVPIFISHFKPAFLEELLEEFQKLAPDQFKVMHEDDIIDL, from the coding sequence ATGAAAGTTCGAGTGATTGGATGTCATGGTGGGGTGGCTCCCGACTATCAGACCAGTTGTTATTATGTGAACGATCGCTTTTTGGTGGATTGCGGCTCGGCCTGTTCTGTTTTAACTCCGAAGGAACAAAACGAAATCACTGATATTTTTATCACTCACCCTCACTTAGACCACATTAAAGATATTTGTTTTATCCTAGAAAACACCTTTGGGCCTCAGCGTGAGCAACTGAATCTCAGGTCGACTCCTGAAATCTTAGATGATGTTCATAAGCACATGTTAAATAATGTGATATGGCCTGATTTTTCAGTGATACCGTGCAACCCGGAAAAGGACCGGTTTATTTTAGGGTTTGAACCCATCAACCAACAAGTCCAACTGGACGACATGACCATTCGACCATTTAGAGTAAATCACCCCGGACACGCTGTGGGCTATGTGGTAGAACAAAATGGTGAGCACGTGGTTTTTACGGGTGATTCCGGACCGTGTGCGGAAATTTGGAAACAAGCCAACTCGTGCAGTAATCTAAAAGCCATTTTTACGGAAATCACTTTTCCCAGCCGAATGGAAGGTCTTGCCAAAGCTTCAGGCCATTTCACGTTAGAGCAACTTATGGACGACTATGCCCTCTTACAGAATAAAAATGTGCCTATCTTCATATCACACTTTAAGCCCGCTTTCTTAGAGGAACTGCTTGAAGAATTTCAGAAGCTGGCCCCTGATCAATTCAAAGTGATGCATGAAGATGACATCATTGATCTCTAA
- a CDS encoding CHASE2 domain-containing protein → MTQLKNWLRQTLPTLTVGALLTLCVCGLALLYYPVRSLPDMENEGFLLKLIRLSDRKALDIRFENRGPRAGSEQVALLTVDEKAVRSVGRWPWPRKLVADAISEALDLGAKTVAFDMVFAEPTQCSEKNDDAAFAKMVKNYSDRVILGTAASDTLSQLRLPPHTAYCRNLIYELSPAFKTWDNDQEIISVLDENEVYIPYQIGDELKKHLEQIKDDVLHQRASLDIVDHHDALMAATAAQEDYCFTRWLTENDELTSMFESLWPQLKAEDEDFQATSYKSWGEHLKSKTLNNSVDDSFDWIMNIPSFSEKALHQGFFNTVLDIDGTIRESQLISRSGHHYMPSIALKSFLVGNHYNAEITLTTHPHDLTTSHISELRITNLDTGKVATTLPIASQGRLIINYAGGHKMFPHASLADLLTAKPTMTVSQRLFDERSNQWIVRDLEVNKKDFIKDKYFIIGATAKGIYDLRVTPFEKDYPGAETHANIIDNLLRGDFLRYHPDEFKYMIVFLLVFGLLLTLILSISGAIPGVVIGITAFLGILFVDRNWLFANGYVVSTIFPLFMITTQYVGLTFFRYFTEERKKRELRSTFSKYVSPAIVNEILKDPVNLELGGRKENITVFFSDIRGFTSISEKLDPKELSDLLNSYLTPMTELVFENRGTIDKYMGDAIMAFFGAPIHYPDHASQACRCALAHIEKLKVLQEDYKQRGLPVIDIGIGLNTGECSVGNMGSKTIRNYTVMGDSVNLGSRLEGINKQYGTRIIISEFTHQAISTTFICREVDWVRVKGKAQPVKIFELCGENTVEKTLQTTLLHFEEGYKYYHQRNFDKALKSFEEAARISPEDGPTRLYIQRCHSFQEAPPPPQWDGVYEMKTK, encoded by the coding sequence ATGACTCAACTTAAGAACTGGCTTCGACAAACTCTTCCCACGCTCACTGTTGGCGCACTCCTGACATTATGTGTTTGCGGTTTAGCTCTACTCTATTACCCGGTGCGATCGTTGCCAGATATGGAAAACGAAGGCTTTTTATTAAAGCTAATCCGGCTATCTGACCGCAAGGCCCTCGATATACGCTTTGAAAACCGTGGCCCCCGAGCTGGCTCTGAGCAGGTGGCCCTGTTGACTGTGGATGAAAAAGCCGTTCGCAGTGTGGGCCGATGGCCCTGGCCTCGCAAACTTGTGGCCGATGCTATTTCTGAAGCCTTGGATCTGGGCGCGAAGACTGTCGCCTTTGATATGGTGTTTGCCGAACCCACGCAGTGTTCAGAAAAAAATGACGACGCGGCTTTTGCAAAAATGGTTAAGAATTATTCTGATCGAGTCATACTTGGCACGGCCGCATCGGACACTCTTTCGCAACTGAGACTGCCTCCGCACACGGCCTATTGCCGCAATCTCATATATGAATTGTCACCCGCATTTAAAACCTGGGACAACGATCAAGAAATCATTAGCGTGTTGGATGAAAATGAAGTTTACATACCTTACCAAATAGGCGATGAACTCAAAAAACATCTAGAACAAATTAAAGATGATGTCCTTCACCAAAGAGCATCCTTAGACATCGTTGATCACCACGATGCTTTGATGGCTGCCACCGCCGCTCAAGAAGACTATTGTTTCACAAGGTGGTTGACCGAAAATGACGAACTCACCTCCATGTTTGAGTCGTTGTGGCCCCAATTAAAAGCCGAAGACGAAGATTTTCAAGCCACCTCTTACAAATCATGGGGTGAACACCTCAAATCCAAAACCCTCAACAACTCCGTCGACGACAGCTTTGATTGGATCATGAATATACCCTCTTTTTCTGAAAAAGCTTTGCACCAAGGTTTTTTCAATACGGTATTAGATATTGATGGCACCATTAGAGAGTCCCAGCTGATCAGTCGAAGTGGCCATCACTATATGCCATCAATCGCACTAAAGAGCTTTCTTGTGGGAAATCACTACAATGCAGAAATCACCTTAACAACCCACCCTCACGACTTGACCACAAGCCACATTTCCGAACTTCGCATCACTAACCTAGACACCGGAAAGGTGGCAACAACATTACCGATCGCCAGCCAAGGCCGCCTGATCATCAACTATGCCGGCGGGCATAAGATGTTCCCGCACGCGAGTCTGGCCGACCTTTTAACCGCAAAACCCACAATGACCGTAAGCCAGAGGCTCTTTGATGAACGCTCCAATCAATGGATTGTGCGCGATTTGGAAGTGAACAAAAAAGATTTTATCAAAGATAAATATTTTATTATCGGTGCTACGGCAAAGGGCATCTATGATCTTCGAGTGACACCCTTTGAAAAAGACTACCCAGGAGCCGAAACTCACGCCAACATCATAGATAATTTGTTGCGTGGTGACTTTCTGCGCTACCACCCAGATGAATTCAAATACATGATTGTCTTTCTCTTGGTGTTTGGCCTTTTGCTGACACTTATTTTATCCATTTCCGGCGCCATCCCGGGCGTTGTCATTGGCATTACGGCCTTTTTAGGCATTTTGTTTGTTGACCGAAACTGGCTGTTTGCCAATGGGTATGTGGTCTCCACCATCTTCCCACTATTCATGATCACCACGCAGTATGTGGGACTAACTTTCTTTCGCTATTTCACAGAAGAACGAAAAAAGCGCGAACTTAGATCCACCTTTTCAAAGTATGTGTCACCGGCCATCGTCAATGAAATCCTCAAAGACCCAGTTAATCTCGAGTTGGGGGGGCGCAAGGAAAACATCACTGTATTCTTCTCTGACATTAGGGGCTTTACTAGTATTTCAGAAAAACTCGACCCGAAAGAACTCAGTGATCTCCTCAACAGCTACCTCACACCCATGACAGAACTCGTGTTTGAAAACAGGGGCACCATTGATAAGTACATGGGCGACGCCATCATGGCCTTTTTCGGCGCCCCTATCCACTACCCTGACCACGCCAGCCAAGCTTGTCGCTGCGCTTTAGCCCACATTGAAAAACTAAAAGTCTTGCAAGAAGACTACAAACAAAGAGGCCTGCCGGTGATTGATATTGGCATCGGGCTTAATACGGGCGAATGCAGTGTGGGCAACATGGGATCGAAAACCATTCGAAACTATACAGTCATGGGTGACTCAGTAAACCTGGGATCTCGCCTTGAGGGAATCAATAAACAATACGGAACTCGAATCATCATTAGCGAATTCACCCACCAGGCCATTAGCACCACCTTTATTTGCCGCGAAGTGGATTGGGTGAGGGTGAAAGGTAAAGCGCAGCCAGTAAAGATATTTGAGCTCTGCGGCGAGAACACTGTGGAAAAGACATTGCAAACCACTCTGTTGCATTTTGAAGAAGGGTACAAGTATTACCACCAACGCAATTTCGACAAGGCGCTTAAGTCCTTTGAAGAAGCCGCCCGCATTTCGCCAGAAGATGGCCCCACAAGGCTCTACATCCAACGGTGTCACTCTTTTCAAGAGGCGCCGCCCCCTCCCCAATGGGACGGAGTCTATGAAATGAAAACCAAATGA